A region of Myxococcus stipitatus DSM 14675 DNA encodes the following proteins:
- a CDS encoding TolB family protein, with the protein MARMPASRRLLLRHAWIACLLLTTWGCASVAPRFPQDIQTSFARDSMRKLTTESLELYYPEHLKGPALRMAARLEGCVARLREDTWRKTPRDKLLVYLTSADFNNAYVVPDLASTPQQMVMPSHMSLELFHFFGLGEVDVGDVACHEAVHYVQLQQTNGLWGFLNTFTGGLFQPNMFTESWFLEGLATYYEGRFGKDTGRPHSPVWRGWFDSVVQAREGRMDPGFLSPENRELDPFGGNYLTGMHFVEYLATKYGEAKLWKLVDNQGSSIFSPFGVTLRFKSVYGKDIGSLFADFTRDLREQLIPRERPETQQVWVRDAGYFSRLASHPASGATALVSVGRKTYSRLTVRDADGRVRFERPLVELLPFRRWVLGSPTLVSGMSFSTDGRWLYLVMADVNAVGAYDAKLWRVDAGTGDVARVWDDVKGMGGSITPDDSAYVYVHIDGDTANLMRLELESGKQEQLTRFDASAPVGPPAISPDGARMVFPMEGADGWDLALREADGGLRWLTRDGLFNYSPRWLDAEHIVFLREHLGRLQVHTMNVSTRETARITDAPFLVMDVSPMGPGEVAFLNRDGASFTIDRAPLIPIPEKKPPEPPALVTAPPEPVPPAALDEPMSPPPLTEVPAPEPSTPAPPEPVPATLTPEELVAFPGPPASASPGTAAPSTQPAPGTSPGAPAESPSGEFESFPAPPPDAPVVSAPSLAEAPPPSPITSGLEAPVVAPPPDPGKAVEVLSDEPYSSLEGLLIPELRVPYLWVAANTEDTDKDKDQDDLLLYGGVVLSGKDRLGFHSYALSFDYSSRDEQPTLSLAYGNAQLAPWYVQASFSRVRENDRTDLQAVAIASRTFWTTPVSIGLLALRREYDAVGTFPKLITRLIGPEIAASYFAGDATSYGGLQRGLGLSMSGAIYPRAFASDSTMGDVRLAVDGFFSGWKLGEDHIQLSAVGRYLPGAPAKLLEVGGLNAGQVWYTNRRSTETQGLPLRLQPGVAFSEYLRGYEDHTIRARNVLIGGATYRYRFVVDHGWASTVWLLPSLFVSNLQLEVFGTLARTDNRDNHGAFGANVALQFTMGQSVPLSLFYQFARRYPTKDGLGDLHLVGLGL; encoded by the coding sequence ATGGCGCGTATGCCTGCTTCCCGCCGGCTTCTTCTCCGGCATGCCTGGATCGCCTGTCTTCTGCTGACAACCTGGGGGTGCGCCTCCGTCGCACCCCGTTTTCCCCAAGACATCCAGACGTCCTTCGCCCGCGACTCCATGCGGAAGCTGACGACGGAGTCCCTGGAGCTCTACTACCCGGAGCACCTCAAGGGCCCCGCGCTGAGGATGGCGGCCCGACTGGAGGGGTGCGTCGCGCGGCTGCGTGAGGACACGTGGCGCAAGACACCTCGGGACAAGCTCCTCGTGTACCTGACGAGCGCGGACTTCAACAACGCGTACGTGGTGCCGGACCTCGCGAGCACGCCGCAGCAGATGGTGATGCCCTCGCACATGTCCCTGGAGCTGTTCCACTTCTTCGGCCTGGGCGAAGTGGACGTCGGGGACGTGGCCTGTCACGAGGCCGTGCACTACGTCCAGCTCCAGCAGACCAACGGGCTCTGGGGGTTCCTCAACACCTTCACGGGGGGCCTGTTCCAACCCAACATGTTCACCGAGTCCTGGTTCCTGGAGGGACTGGCCACGTACTACGAGGGCCGCTTCGGCAAGGACACCGGACGTCCGCACAGCCCCGTGTGGCGGGGTTGGTTCGACTCGGTGGTGCAGGCGCGCGAAGGGCGGATGGACCCGGGGTTCCTGTCTCCGGAGAACCGGGAGCTGGACCCGTTCGGCGGGAACTACCTCACGGGCATGCACTTCGTGGAGTACCTGGCCACGAAGTACGGCGAGGCGAAGCTGTGGAAGCTGGTGGACAACCAGGGCAGCAGCATCTTCTCCCCGTTCGGCGTCACGCTGCGCTTCAAGAGCGTCTACGGGAAGGACATCGGCTCGCTGTTCGCCGACTTCACCCGGGACCTGCGTGAGCAGTTGATTCCGCGGGAGCGTCCGGAGACGCAGCAGGTCTGGGTGCGCGACGCGGGGTACTTCTCGCGCCTCGCCTCGCATCCCGCCTCGGGTGCGACGGCGCTGGTGAGCGTCGGGCGCAAGACGTACTCGCGGCTGACGGTGCGCGATGCGGATGGCCGGGTGCGCTTCGAGCGTCCGCTGGTGGAGCTGCTGCCCTTCCGCCGCTGGGTGCTGGGCTCTCCCACGCTGGTCAGCGGCATGTCCTTCAGCACCGACGGGCGATGGCTGTACCTGGTGATGGCGGATGTGAACGCCGTGGGTGCCTACGACGCGAAGCTGTGGCGCGTGGACGCGGGCACCGGCGACGTGGCGCGTGTCTGGGACGACGTGAAGGGCATGGGCGGGAGCATCACTCCGGACGACTCGGCGTATGTCTATGTCCACATCGACGGAGACACCGCCAACCTCATGCGGCTCGAGCTGGAGTCGGGGAAGCAGGAGCAGCTCACCCGGTTCGATGCCAGTGCCCCCGTGGGTCCTCCGGCGATCTCGCCCGATGGCGCGCGGATGGTGTTCCCCATGGAGGGAGCGGACGGCTGGGACCTGGCCCTGCGCGAGGCGGATGGCGGCCTGCGCTGGCTGACGCGCGACGGATTGTTCAACTACTCGCCGAGGTGGCTGGACGCGGAGCACATCGTGTTCCTGCGCGAACACCTGGGGCGGCTCCAGGTCCACACGATGAACGTCTCCACGCGAGAGACGGCGCGCATCACCGACGCGCCCTTCCTCGTGATGGACGTGAGTCCCATGGGCCCGGGTGAGGTGGCGTTCCTGAATCGGGATGGCGCGTCGTTCACCATCGACCGCGCGCCACTGATTCCCATCCCCGAGAAGAAGCCCCCCGAGCCCCCGGCCCTCGTGACCGCGCCGCCAGAGCCCGTCCCTCCGGCTGCGCTCGATGAGCCCATGAGCCCTCCCCCGCTCACGGAGGTCCCCGCCCCCGAACCTTCGACGCCTGCGCCCCCGGAGCCAGTGCCCGCGACGCTCACGCCCGAAGAGCTCGTGGCCTTCCCGGGACCGCCCGCCTCCGCGAGCCCCGGGACAGCAGCTCCGTCCACGCAACCCGCACCAGGCACGTCACCCGGAGCACCCGCGGAGTCCCCCTCGGGTGAGTTCGAGTCCTTCCCCGCGCCTCCGCCAGACGCTCCGGTGGTGTCCGCTCCGTCACTCGCGGAGGCCCCCCCGCCGAGCCCCATCACGAGTGGACTCGAGGCCCCTGTCGTCGCTCCGCCGCCCGACCCCGGCAAGGCCGTGGAGGTGCTCTCCGACGAGCCGTACTCGTCACTGGAGGGGCTGCTCATCCCCGAGCTGCGTGTCCCCTATCTCTGGGTGGCCGCGAACACGGAGGACACCGACAAGGACAAGGACCAGGACGACTTGCTGCTCTACGGCGGCGTGGTGCTCTCCGGGAAGGACCGGCTGGGGTTCCATTCCTACGCCCTGTCGTTCGACTACAGCTCCCGGGACGAACAGCCCACGCTCTCCCTCGCGTACGGCAACGCGCAGCTCGCGCCGTGGTACGTGCAGGCCTCGTTCTCGCGGGTGCGGGAGAATGACCGGACGGACCTCCAGGCCGTGGCCATCGCCTCGCGCACGTTCTGGACGACGCCCGTGAGCATCGGACTGCTGGCCCTGCGTCGCGAGTACGACGCCGTCGGCACGTTCCCCAAGCTCATCACGCGGTTGATTGGACCCGAGATCGCCGCGTCGTACTTCGCGGGAGACGCCACGTCGTACGGAGGGCTCCAGCGAGGTCTCGGACTCTCGATGAGCGGGGCCATCTATCCGCGAGCGTTCGCCAGCGACTCGACAATGGGCGACGTGCGCCTGGCCGTGGATGGGTTCTTCAGCGGCTGGAAGCTCGGAGAGGACCACATCCAGCTCTCCGCCGTCGGCCGCTACCTGCCCGGTGCGCCCGCGAAGCTCCTCGAGGTGGGTGGACTCAATGCGGGACAGGTCTGGTACACGAACCGCCGCTCGACGGAGACCCAAGGACTTCCGCTGCGGCTCCAGCCAGGCGTCGCCTTCAGCGAGTACCTGCGCGGCTACGAGGACCACACGATTCGCGCCCGGAACGTGCTCATCGGCGGAGCCACGTACCGCTATCGCTTCGTCGTGGACCACGGCTGGGCGTCCACCGTGTGGCTGCTCCCCTCGCTCTTCGTGAGCAACCTGCAGCTCGAGGTGTTCGGGACGCTGGCTCGCACGGACAACCGCGACAATCACGGTGCGTTCGGCGCCAACGTCGCGCTCCAGTTCACCATGGGCCAGTCCGTGCCCCTCTCCCTCTTCTACCAGTTCGCCCGGCGCTACCCGACGAAGGACGGGCTGGGAGACCTGCACCTCGTGGGGCTCGGGCTGTAG